Part of the Oncorhynchus masou masou isolate Uvic2021 chromosome 18, UVic_Omas_1.1, whole genome shotgun sequence genome, AAGTATATATGCATGTACGTCCACAAAGATACAACTCCTTCTTTTGAAGATCTCAAATATCTCATTTTACCACGGTGCCATTTTCATATCATTTTAATTCCATCCCACCGTGCCATGCCTTCCTTTGTAGGTTTCTTGACGAGGTCCAGTCTCACGCAAACAAAAACAAGATGAGTGTACAGAACCTGGCCACCGTATTTGGACCAAATATCCTCCGACCTAAAATGGAGGACCCAGTGGCTATTATGGAAGGTGTGAACTCTCATTCCTTTTATATTATACTGATATTAATAGGCACTGTATTAATCATATGAGACATTCCTAATAGTTTTTTTATACAACTGTCTGGGAGGTATGAGGCAGAGTAGATATAGTACATTAGCCTATGGAAAGCAGAGTACAGAGAAACGTCACTATTGCATGTTATCTATTCATGACTCATCTTGTCTATCTCTAGTTCATAAAACATGTCAAATCTAAAGTAGAGCAGCGCTGTACAGTATAGTTccttattgtttttttttatttcctGTTAAGGGACCTCCCTAGTCCAAAGCCTCATGACCGTACTGATCAGTGAACATAACCGTCTGTACTCGGGGAGGGGGGAGCTGGAGGTCCCTGTTCCCCAGCCAGAGGTGACCCTCCAGGGCCAAAGGCTCCAGCAGCACAGCATCGGTGGCTGGATCTCTGAGGAGGACCTCCAGAACTGTCCCACCAACCCCAACGAGGACCTCGcctgcagcagcgcctcttcattGGACGCAAAGCTCTGTGCTGCCACCACCCCTCCACCTAGACTTGCTCCTTCAGGGAAGGGGGAGCCAGTGGTCAGCCCCAGCAAGCAGACCAAGAACCTTCCCTCCTGGAAGTACTCCTTCAAGGGCACCTCAACGCCACGGCCCCCTCCTCAGGCCGACGTCACCACCGTGTCCCCCAGTGGCAACTGGCTGATGAACGGGCTGTCCTCTCTGAGGAGCCACAGGCGCACCTCCTCGGGGGAGCGTGTCAGGGACTCCACCGGCTTTTCCCAGAGACTGTCCACCTACGACAACGTCACGTCTTCCTCCAGCATGGGCAGTGGCCCTAGTGTAGCCAGCACGCCTTGGTCTACCTCCTCCTGTGACATCTCCGCATCCGACTCAGGCAGCGAGCCCTCAGGGCTTAACTGTGGTAATGGGAAGGGTCTAGAGGAGTGCCAATGGCAGGAGCTAGCCTCACCCCAGGGCACGGGCCAGGGTCAGAGGGgaggctgggtggaggagagagttggagaTAGGGTCTCAGAGCAAGAGCAGGACAGTAGTGAAGCCATGGAGCTGTGTGTTAGCAGTGCAGGCTGCAGTGACAACGGGAACACCATAGCCAATATGGTGGTGCCGTCCATCGTGACGCCAGAAGACCTTGATGGAGGCCCCAAAGCACTTACCAGCCTGGTGGAGGGTCTAAAGGATGAGCTGAGGAAACAGAAGGTGGCCTACGAGACCAGGATCAAAAGGTAAGTCTGCAAGGTTATTTATTGTACTATGGGGGTTCATAAGTCAGATTTTTGAAAGAAACCTCTGAGAAACAGTTCATGTGAGCATAACAACCAAATATGCACTGTCTGAGTAGATTGATTCCGAGTGTCCCAAAAAATCAAAGGACTAGAGTCCTTAGAGACCCCTCTAAAATACTCAATATTGCTATAAATCTGTCAACAATCTTTCTCGGGTTACATGTATTGAGGAGCACCAGCTCTACATTTGTGTAAATCaacatatgtgtgtgtattgACCCCTGCAGGCTGGAGGAGTCCAGTGCGGCGCTGTGTGCTCAGATGGAGCGTCTGGAGCAGGAGATGGAGCAGGAGAGAAAAAAGCAGCGGATGCTGGAGATCAAGCTCCGTAACTCAGAGCGAGCCCGTCACGACGCAGAGAACCGGAACCGGCTCCTGGAGAAGGAAATGGAGGACTTCTTCTCCACTCTGGGGGACCTGGCTCTGGGAGCAAGGACTAGTGACATTTAATAGCCCTGGTCATAGACCTCTATAGTCTCTTCCCACAGCTGAGTGCCATGAGTCTGGCAAGCGAGACTGACAACTACATGGACTCAGTGAATAATACTGCATGTTGTCCAACGCAGGCAGCTGCGTCTCTCAATGTTTCCTCAGGCCTCAAAGTGTGCCTATGACTACCATGAGTATCTATCTGGATGGAATTCCGTGTCGTTTGGTGACAAAGCCTCGGTCCTTGGTTTACTCTGGTCAACTCTGTCAGTATACTTTTAATGTAAATCAAAGGGTTTCGACTGCTATCATTATGACTATACAATAATCCCTGCTGTGTTAATCATATGCTGCCTACAACAGTACACAATATGCAAATACAACATTACCAAAGCTGGACTCTGCTAAGGACCAGGGTTGAAGCCACCATGTTGGTTTG contains:
- the LOC135505082 gene encoding rho GTPase-activating protein 22-like; its protein translation is MTAMLSPKIRQTRRARSKSMVMGDVSRGPIRPSSPSLQEGALKAGWLKKQRSIMKNWQLRWFVLRSDQLFFYKEEEETKPQGCIPLQGCQVNELTANSEEPGRHLFEIVPGGPGGEKDRAALSHEAFLLMANSQSDMDDWVKAIRRVIWAPFGGGIFGQHLEDTVQYEKKFGHRLAPLLVEQCVDFIKERGLDEEGLFRMPGQANLVKDLQEAFDCGDKPLFDSNTDVHTVASLLKLYLRELPEPVVPFSKYEDFLSCAQLLAKDVEEGVQELVKQVSNLPPANYNLLKYICMFLDEVQSHANKNKMSVQNLATVFGPNILRPKMEDPVAIMEGTSLVQSLMTVLISEHNRLYSGRGELEVPVPQPEVTLQGQRLQQHSIGGWISEEDLQNCPTNPNEDLACSSASSLDAKLCAATTPPPRLAPSGKGEPVVSPSKQTKNLPSWKYSFKGTSTPRPPPQADVTTVSPSGNWLMNGLSSLRSHRRTSSGERVRDSTGFSQRLSTYDNVTSSSSMGSGPSVASTPWSTSSCDISASDSGSEPSGLNCGNGKGLEECQWQELASPQGTGQGQRGGWVEERVGDRVSEQEQDSSEAMELCVSSAGCSDNGNTIANMVVPSIVTPEDLDGGPKALTSLVEGLKDELRKQKVAYETRIKRLEESSAALCAQMERLEQEMEQERKKQRMLEIKLRNSERARHDAENRNRLLEKEMEDFFSTLGDLALGARTSDI